GACCGTGCGCGTCGGCTCTTTCGGCGGCGCGCTGGACACCGAACGCCAGACCGTCTTCGAGAGTTCGGTCGGGCCGGCGGGCCTCCGGGCGAAGGCCACCAAGAAGATCGGCCCGTCGAACTGGTAGGAACACAACGCCTAAAGCCGTCAAGTCCGTGTTCGTAACTGATGCAGCGGGCCGAGCCCCAGTCGTTCGAACGTGTCCTCTCGTCGATGTGTACCGAACCCCACCCGACGGCTCGGCAGGCGGCCGAGCGGTTCCTCGCGACGAATCCGGGCGATCCGGGGACGTACGAGACGGTCGCCGACCTCGAACGCGAGGCCGTCGAGCGACTGGGAACGATCGCCGGTCTCGGCGATCCCGCGGGCTACGTCACCAGCGGCGGCACCGAGGCGAACGTGCAGGCGATCCGGATCGCGCGCAACCGCGGCGACACCGACGACCCCAACGTCGTCGCGCCGGAACACGCTCACTTCTCGTTTACGAAGGCCGCCGAGATGCTCGGCGTCGAGCTTCGGACCGCGCCAGCGACCGACTACCGGGCGGACATGGACGCGATGGCCCACCTCGCGGACGACGACACCGTCGCCGTCGTCGGCGTCGCCGGCACCACCGAGTACGGCTACGTCGATCCGATCCCGGCCATCGCCGACCTCGCAGACGAGGTCGGCGCGCTCTGTCACGTCGACGCGGCGTGGGGCGGGTTCTACCTCCCCTTTACCGACCACGACTGGCACTTCGGACACGCCGACGTCGACACGCTGACGATCGACCCACACAAGGTGGGGCAGGCCGCGGTGCCGGCGGGCGGACTCCTCGCGCGCTCGCCCGATCTCCTCGACGAGCTGGCGATCGATACGCCGTATCTGGAATCGCGCAGTCAGGTCACGCTGACCGGGACACGTTCCGGGGCCGGCGTCGCGAGCGCCGTCGCCGCCATGGACGCCCTCTGGCGGGAGGGGTACCGCGAGACCTACGAACGGGCGATGGGCAACGCCGAGTGGCTCGCCGAACAGCTCGACGTGCGGGGCCACGACGTGATCGGCCCCGAACTGCCACTCGTGGCAGCGGACCTCTCGATCCCGATGACGACGGAGCTGCGCGAGCGTGGCTGGCGGGTCTCCAAGACCGGCAGCGGCGAGATGCGTGTCGTCTGTATGCCCCACGTCACCCGATCGATGCTGCGCTCTTTCGTCGCCGATCTGGACTGGTACTGAGACTGTCGGCGTCGTTCTGTGACCGATCTCGCCACCCGAGTGGCGGATATCGCCACGACGCAGGCGACAGTACGACGGCGACCGAGAGTATAGAGCGGTACCGACGCGACATATCAACACTTACTACGCCCCTCACGTTAGGCCCTGTCAGTGGTGCTCGATGGGTTCGTGCTGTTTCTGTCCGAGTGCGGAACAGCGACAGATCCGACGGGAATCGAAGAAGCGGTCTGTACGGCGACCGGGCCGTTCGGACTGCTGATCATCGGCGTCTACTCGTTCCTGATCGCGTTCCTGTTGCCGCTCCCGAGCGAGGTCGTCCTCGCTCCCAGCGGAACGTTGCGACTCGGCCTCTCGGAACCGGCGACGATCGCCGTCATCATCGTCGTCAGCGGGGCGGGCAAGGCGCTGGGGAGTCTCTTTGCCTTCCACATCGGCCAGGAGACCAAAGAGTACGGGCCGCTGCTCTCCCTGCTGGAGCGGTCTCGGTTCGACATTCTGGGCTGGTCCGAGCGCAAGACGGTCTCGATCGCCAAGAAGTACGGCTACGCCGGCCTCGCGCTGGCGCTGTGTGTGCCTTTCTTCCCCGACACGATCTCGATCTACGCGTTCTCGATTCTCGAAGACGACTACCTCAAGTTCGCGGTCGCCACCTTCTTCGGCAGCGCCGGCCGGCTGGTCGTGACGATCGGGCTCGCCGCGGGCTTTTTCGCGATCTTCTGACACCCTCGGCCGTGCGGCGTTTTCCCCCGGCACCGACGGCGGCGAGCACGCGGCTGCAAATCGGCACACTTTCCACAGCCACGGCGGTATCGATCCGATATGAGTGACCAGGAGTTCCCCACCGACAATCCCGCAGTGGTGACGGTCGGGTTGCCCTACGCGAACGGCGACCTGCACGTCGGCCACCTGCGTGGCTACGTCAACGGCGACGTGTACGCCCGCGCGCTTCGGCGCGTCGGCCAACAGACCGCGTTCGTCTGTGGCTCGGACATGCACGGCACGCCGATCGTCGTCAACGCGGGCGAGGAGGGCGTCGATCCCGAGGCGTACGCGCTGGAGTACCACGAGACCTACGCCGAGACCTTCCCGCAGTTCAACGTCGAGTTCGACAACTACGGTCACACCCACGACGCCACGAACCAGGAACTCACCCAGGAGTTCGTCCGCTCGTGGGTCGAGCAGGACCACGTCTACGAGAAGGAGATCCAGGTGGGCTACGACCCCGAAGCCGACCAGTGGCTCCCGGACCGTCTCGTCGAGGGCACCTGCCCGTACTGCGGCGAACGGGCGCGTGGCGACGAGTGCGACGAGGGGTGTCAGCGCCACCTCGAACCCGGCGAGATCGAGGACCCCGTCTCGACGCGGACGGGCAACCCCGCCGAGTACCGCACCCGCGAGCACAAGTTCCTGCGCCTGAACGACTTCCAGGAGTACCTCCAGGGCTTTCTCGACCGTCTCGACGGCACCGACAACGCCCAGAACCAGCCCCGCGAGTGGGTCGAGGGCGACCTGCAAGACCTCTGTATCACGCGGGACATCGACTGGGGAGTCGACTACCCGGCAGACGCCGACGACGCGGAGACCGAGGAAGAACTCGTGTTGTACGTCTGGGTCGACGCCCCAATCGAGTACGTCGCCTCCACGAAGCAGTACACCGAGCGAGTCGGCGAGGACACCTACGACTGGGAGTCGGTCTGGAAGGTCGACGGCGAGGAACGTCACGGCACGGAGTGGGACGACGACTGGACCGACGAGGCCGGCGAGATCGTCCACGTGATCGGCCGGGACATCATCCAGCACCACGCCGTCTTCTGGCCGGCCATGCTCCGGGGCGCGGGCTACAACGAACCGCGCGCGATCCTCGCGACGGGGTTCGTCAACATCGACGGCAAGTCCCTCTCGACCTCCCGGAACCGCGCGGTGTGGGCCGACGAGTACCTCGACGCCGGCTTCCACCCGGACCTGTTCCGCTACTACATCGTCTCCGGGTCGGGCATCGAGACCGACGTGGACTTCTCGTGGGACCGCTTCGCCGAGCGAGTCAACGGCGAACTCGTCGGTAACGTCGGGAACTTCCTCTACCGGTCGCTGCTGTTCGCCCAGCGCAACTACGGCGGCACGCCCGACACCGAGGTCAGCGACGACGTGCGCGAGCGCATCGAGGACGCCATCGAGACCTTCGAGGACGCGGTCGACGACTACGAACTGCGAGCCCTCGCCGACGTTGGCGTCGAACTCGCCGACTTCGGCAACGAGTACATCCAGCGCAACGAGCCCTGGAACCTCGTCGACGACGATCCCGAGCGGGCCCAGCAGGTGATCCGGGACTGCGTCCAGCTCTCGAAGGCCGTCGCGATCTTGCTCCAGCCGGTGCTGCCGGAGAAGGCCGAACGGATCTGGGGGCAGCTGGGCGAGCAGGGCTCCGTGGCTGACGTCCCGCTGGACGCCGCACTGGCGACGCCGCCCGCCGACTTCGACGAGCCGACGGAGCTGTTCGGACAGGTCGAGGACGACCACATCGAGGGGCTGAACGATCAGCTCCAGCGCCGCGTCGAGGCGGCCAGTGACGACGAGGGCGACGGCGAGAGCGACGAAGACGACGAGACGGTCGAACTCGAACCGCTGGAAGACGAGCGCATCGGCTTCGAGGCGTTCGAGGGCGTCGACATGCGCGTCGGCGAGATCGTCGCCGCCGAGGACATCGCCGACTCTGACAACCTCCTCGAACTGGCGGTCGACATCGGGATCGAGACCCGGCAGGTCGTGGCCGGCCTGAAGGGGCTTCACGACGTGGACGACCTCCCCGGAACGCGGGTCGTCCTCCTCGCCAACATGGAGAAAGCGGAGCTGTTCGGGCGCGAATCCAACGGGATGATCCTCGCGGCCGGCGACGATGCCGACCTGCTGACGACTCACGAGGACTCGCCACTGGGCACCCGTATCCACTGATCGGACGCAGGGAGCTTTTGTACCACCACCCGTAATGACGGGATATGGCAAACGACGCCGACTCCGACGACTGGAAGTTCTCGGTCGACGAGGTCGGCCCCGACGCGGAGACCGCGACGAACGGCCACGACGAGCCGGTCGAGCTGTCGAGTGAGGACGTACCGGAGCCACTGGTCGACGAGGGCGAGGACGACGCTGGCGGCAACGTCGCCGGGAGTCTGCTCTCGGCCGGGCCGATCGAACCCCAAGTGGCGAGCCGCGAGAACGCTCTCTTCGTCGTTCTCGGCGTCTACCTCGCGGTGTTCGGGTTCGCGGCCATGCTCGCACCCGGCTTCGTCTCGTCGCTCCAGAACGTGCTCGTCCTCGGCGGCGGACTCCTCGTCGTCGCTCTGCTGTCCTTCGGCGTCTTCGGACTCCTGACCCCGGAGACTTAATCCGCCGGAGGCCGTAGGTCGCGTATGTCTCTGCTCAGCGAATCGCTCTCGACGCTGCTCTTCGTCGGTGGAGCCCTGTTGCTCGTCGCCGAAGCGGTCGCTCCGGGCGCACACTTCTTCGTGCTGGGCGTCGCGCTCCTGACGGCGGGCGTCGTCGGGCTCTTCTCGCCGGTCGGGGGTGCAATCGGGATTCTCGTGCTCGCCGCCGCCGTCCTCGTGACCACCGCGCTGACGCTGTGGGGGTACCGTCGCATCGACATCTACGGCGGTGAAGGCTCTGCACAGACGCTCGACTCGGACTCGCTGCGGGGCAAGTTCGGCCGCGTCACCGAGCGAGTCACCCAGACCGACGGGGAAGTGAAGCTACAGGACGCCGGCTTCAACCCCTACTACCAGGCTCGCAGCGTCGACGGTGAGATCGAAGAGGGGGCGGAAGTGATGGTCGTCGACCCCGGCGGCGGCAACGTCGTCACCGTCGAGGTCGTCGCGGGCGGCGACGAGATCGACCGACAGCTCGAAAACGACCGCGAACAGTCGGTGACCGACGCCGAGCCGGAACGCGATTTCGACCCCGACGTCGAGTCCGACGCCGCCTGAGACGGAACGGTGTCGTTGCTTCCCGGTGAGCGCTGGGGCGGGGGAGACGCTCACCGGGACATCGCTACGACTGTCCGTACGAACGGTCACCGTGTGCGATCTGTAAGCAGAGACTACCTGTCACGACGACCGAAGGCTTTTCTTTTAGCCACCCCGAGGTTCGGACGAT
Above is a genomic segment from Halomicrobium sp. LC1Hm containing:
- the mfnA gene encoding tyrosine decarboxylase MfnA — translated: MQRAEPQSFERVLSSMCTEPHPTARQAAERFLATNPGDPGTYETVADLEREAVERLGTIAGLGDPAGYVTSGGTEANVQAIRIARNRGDTDDPNVVAPEHAHFSFTKAAEMLGVELRTAPATDYRADMDAMAHLADDDTVAVVGVAGTTEYGYVDPIPAIADLADEVGALCHVDAAWGGFYLPFTDHDWHFGHADVDTLTIDPHKVGQAAVPAGGLLARSPDLLDELAIDTPYLESRSQVTLTGTRSGAGVASAVAAMDALWREGYRETYERAMGNAEWLAEQLDVRGHDVIGPELPLVAADLSIPMTTELRERGWRVSKTGSGEMRVVCMPHVTRSMLRSFVADLDWY
- a CDS encoding NfeD family protein → MSLLSESLSTLLFVGGALLLVAEAVAPGAHFFVLGVALLTAGVVGLFSPVGGAIGILVLAAAVLVTTALTLWGYRRIDIYGGEGSAQTLDSDSLRGKFGRVTERVTQTDGEVKLQDAGFNPYYQARSVDGEIEEGAEVMVVDPGGGNVVTVEVVAGGDEIDRQLENDREQSVTDAEPERDFDPDVESDAA
- the metG gene encoding methionine--tRNA ligase produces the protein MSDQEFPTDNPAVVTVGLPYANGDLHVGHLRGYVNGDVYARALRRVGQQTAFVCGSDMHGTPIVVNAGEEGVDPEAYALEYHETYAETFPQFNVEFDNYGHTHDATNQELTQEFVRSWVEQDHVYEKEIQVGYDPEADQWLPDRLVEGTCPYCGERARGDECDEGCQRHLEPGEIEDPVSTRTGNPAEYRTREHKFLRLNDFQEYLQGFLDRLDGTDNAQNQPREWVEGDLQDLCITRDIDWGVDYPADADDAETEEELVLYVWVDAPIEYVASTKQYTERVGEDTYDWESVWKVDGEERHGTEWDDDWTDEAGEIVHVIGRDIIQHHAVFWPAMLRGAGYNEPRAILATGFVNIDGKSLSTSRNRAVWADEYLDAGFHPDLFRYYIVSGSGIETDVDFSWDRFAERVNGELVGNVGNFLYRSLLFAQRNYGGTPDTEVSDDVRERIEDAIETFEDAVDDYELRALADVGVELADFGNEYIQRNEPWNLVDDDPERAQQVIRDCVQLSKAVAILLQPVLPEKAERIWGQLGEQGSVADVPLDAALATPPADFDEPTELFGQVEDDHIEGLNDQLQRRVEAASDDEGDGESDEDDETVELEPLEDERIGFEAFEGVDMRVGEIVAAEDIADSDNLLELAVDIGIETRQVVAGLKGLHDVDDLPGTRVVLLANMEKAELFGRESNGMILAAGDDADLLTTHEDSPLGTRIH
- a CDS encoding YqaA family protein codes for the protein MVLDGFVLFLSECGTATDPTGIEEAVCTATGPFGLLIIGVYSFLIAFLLPLPSEVVLAPSGTLRLGLSEPATIAVIIVVSGAGKALGSLFAFHIGQETKEYGPLLSLLERSRFDILGWSERKTVSIAKKYGYAGLALALCVPFFPDTISIYAFSILEDDYLKFAVATFFGSAGRLVVTIGLAAGFFAIF